The Desulfonatronum thiosulfatophilum genomic interval AGGCTGCCAGACGCCTGGCCGCTCTCGGAGCCGTGGCCCTGAAGAACGCAGTGTACGTTCTGCCGGACGACGTACGCCAACGCGAAGGGCTGCTCTGGCTCTCCAGGGAAATCGAGCAGGGAGGCGGACGTGTATTTGCGTGTCGCGCTGCTTTTGACGTCGCCATCGGGAATGCTGACAACGATCGAATCAAGTCGTTGTTTATTGAGGCCCGTGATGCTCAGTACCGGGAACTGGCCGCCGAGGCTCGCCCCATTTTCGAGGGATTGAATGATTCCTGCGCAGCGGATGAAGGCCGCCGAAAGGAAACGGCGGCCTGGTTGGCGCAGTTGCGATCCCGGTATGACAGGATCGTTGCCGTGGATTTTTTCGGTGCACCTGGGCGCGAAGCAATGGAAAGCATTCTCGCCGGCGCGGAAAAGTGGCTGCGTTTGGCCGCGGCCGGGGAAGACAAAAGCTCCGAAATGGACGCGGCGCTGCGGCTGGAGGAGTATATCGGCAGAACCTGGGTAACGCGGCCGGGAATACATGTGGATCGCATTGCTTCCGCCTGGTTGATCCGGCGGTTCATTGACTCAGAGGCCATTTTCCGTTTCGATGCCGAATCCGTATCGCCTGGAGACCTGCGGTTCGACATGGCTGAGGCGGAATTCACGCATGAAGGGGCGGAGTGTACTTTTGAGGTCATGCTCCGCCGTTTCGGGTTGCTGGACGATTCAGCCTTGAAATCCCTGGGGGCGATCATTCACGACATAGATCTGGATGAGCACCATCCCGCCAGGCCGGAATCACCCGGCATCGCCGCGCTGATGGCCGGGATTGTCCTGCGCGAAGACGACGACGGGCAACGCTTGAAGCACGGCTTCCAGATACTGGACAGCCTCTTGGAATTCTTTCGTAAACATCCCACAACAAATAAAGCTGTCTGAAATAACGCATGCAAGGAATTCATTCACTCACGTTTTTCATGAAATGGAGCAGAAAGACATGCCGAATACAACTGAACATTGGAACAAGATATTCGCTGCCAAGGCGGACCCTGAACTAGGTTGGTATGAAGGCGATGCGTCGCAGACGCTGCGATTTCTTGAAGGGATTCCGCATCTGGAATCCGCCACGGTGTTTCTACCGGGAGCGGGAACCTCCGTGCTTGTTGACGAGTTATTGAACCGGTGTCATCAGCTTGTGCTGAATGACATCAGCGATGCGGCTCTCAATAAACTGAAAGACAGGATTCAGGACAACGGAAAAGTTGTCTGGTTATATCATGACATGTCGAAGCCGCTGCCGAAGGATTGTCCGCTCGCGGATCTCTGGATAGATCGGGCTGTTCTGCACTTCTTGCTTGAAGAGCCTGAAATTGAGGGCTATTTTGACAATCTCCGCGCCGTGATCAAGGATGGAGGGTTTGTTTTGCTTGCCGAGTTTTCGCCGGACGGCGCCCCCAGGTGTGCGGGATTGGATTTACACAGATATTCAGCAGAAGAGATGGCGTATCGACTCGGTTCCCAGTTCACCCTCATCCGCCAGGAAAGATTTAATTACATCAGTCCGTTCGGCGATCAACGACCGTATATATACGCCCTGTTTCAGAGAAGAAACAGTGACTGACAAGGCCGCTACGGCGGCGCGAATACATCCTAACCACACCAGGCTTGCCGTTGACGAAAAAAACCCGAAGTTTTGGAACGTGAGCGCCTGGCGTCGGCAATGTCTTGCTCAAGGACGCGCTGAATTCTCGCGTCATTTATGTCGTTTCGGATCATGCCCAGATCCACTCTGCCATAAATGATCTGCCTCGAGGGCCAGGGACGCTTCAGCTTGCAGCGAAGTGTTCAGATGAGTAGATAGTGTAATTATGTCCTCACCAATTATCGTATTTCCAAAGAATTTGTTCCACCGGGCTCCTGGGCTGTTGAGAACCACGAATCACTTCCTTTTTGTCCTGATCGTCATGAGCCTCTATGGCGGAGAAATTTGTCCCTACGTCAATACGTTGCCGCTGCCGCGGGTTTTCCTGATCATTTTGCCTCCCTTGGCTTTAGCCTATTTGGCCCGTGTACTTCTTTTACAGCAAATCGTCGATTCAGCTCCTCTTTTTTCCCGATCCCGCCGCCAGTTCTGGATGGATCTGCTCCTGTTCGTCGGCGTTGGGTTGTATATTGCATTGCATAATCTTTTTTTTCTTGGCTTCCCTTTCCTGCACAGCGGTCTGATGCTTTTTTTGGGGTTTCTGACCATGGGGTTGTTTCTGGCCCTGGACTTGGCCCTGGAACAGGACCGTTGCGTCTTTTTGCAAGCCAAATACAGTGGATTGGGCCGCTACCCGCCGGAATCACGTTTTCCAGTGTCCCGCAAATTACTGCTTTTGACCACGGCTCTCGCTGTTTTGACGGCGACAATATTGAGTCTCGTTGTATATCATGATCTGCATTGGCTCACGACCACCATCGCGACCGCGGAAAACATCACGGCCCTTGCCCGCGTTGTGATCATGGAAATCTTTTTCGTTACGGGCGTACTTCTGCTCATGGTCGTGAATCTTATTTTCTCGTATACGCGTAATCTCAAGATGCTTCTTGGCAGCCATGCCGACGTTTTGCAGCGCGTCAGCCATGGTGATTTAAGCGGCCATGTCCCGGCAGTTACCAATGACGAACTGGGATTTATCGCCGGACACACCAATTTGATGATCGAGGGACTTAAGGAACATCTTAGACTGACGAAAAGCCTGGAAGTGGCACGGGAAATTCAAAGTAGCCTGCTGCCTGAGAAACCTCCGTCCTTCGCCGGCCTAGACCTAGTCGGCACAAGCATCCCCTGTGATGCTATCACAGGGGACTACTTTGACTATTTCAAGTCAATCGACAACGAACGAGTGTTCGTGATGATCGGCGACGTCAGCGGGCACGGCATAGGTTCGGCTCTGATCATGGCCTCGGTCCGCTCTCTGATCCGATTAAGAACCGCCCTGCCCGGTTCACTGTCCGAATGCATGTTCGATGTGAATCGAATGATGTTCTTGGATACTTTCGGCACAGGAAGGTTCATGACGTTATTCTGCTTGATCGTCGACCACGAGAAAGTTCCCAGGTGGGTCAGCGCCGGCCACGATCCAGGCATATTGTACAACCCACGGACGGGCAGTTTCAGCGAACTGCGTGGAAACGGCTTACCGCTGGGAATTGTGCAGGAACGTCACTACCAGGAATTTGAAGGGGATGCCCTGGCCTCGGGCGAGATCTTGCTTATGGGCACTGACGGCATCTGGGAGGCGACGAATTCGGCTGGAGAATTCTTCGGCAAGGAGCGGCTGCGTGAGATCATCCGTGGAAACGCACACCGTACGGCTCAGGAGATATTAACTATCATCACCGATGCAGTCATTTCCTTCCGGGGCGATCAGGTCCAGGAAGACGATATTACCCTCGTGGTGCTCAAAGTTACTCCAGACGACCTGTATGCCTGACGAAACTGAAGGGCCTTGCCAGTTGGATGCTCTTCAAAAACAACAAAGGCTGATCAGTGTATCGCGAAGCCGTAATTCAAGCGTGCTTATCATCACCCGTAGAGGTTGCCTGTGTCTGTTCGCCGCACCACGAAATACGTCAGTCCGTGGGGGAATCGACGGGACCCTGAGTCGTTGCACCATTGTTGTCGCATTGCCGGGGAGCAGTTGCGTCCATTGTCTGCATCAGTCCCCTCGCCGCTCCTTCGCCACTCCGCCCGACTCCTGCTTCCCGGCCTCCGAATCGATGCGCACCGCCATGACGGCCTCGTCCAGGAGACCTGTCCAGGTTGATCCCAAGCTCTTCAGCCACGATCCGGTCAGTTTTCCGTCCTTCCACGATATCCAGAATCAACCTCGCGATATGTTCTTTGGGGATATCGGCCTCTCGGGCAGCGCGGGCCAATCGAACCAGGTTCCATTTGGGCTTGCGGAAACAGCCGGCGGTCAAACCGGCTTTCACGATGTGTTCCGCGTCCTGATCGGAAATTCCGTGTTGCATCAACCCGGCCTTGATTTCCAAGGCATTGAGCACATCGCCCATGGACTGCGGAGATCGTCCATGAAGATAAGCCTCGAGGACCTCCGGAGTGATTCCCAGGGTGGACAGATTGTGCATTCTTCGAAGGATGACGTCCCGATTTTTTGGTGTGTGGGGCGCTACTCCATCCAGAATTTGGGCAAACTCCTGGAAACGACCGGACAGTGTTTCCAGGGCCTCAACGATGCGCTCCGGAGAAACACGTTTGGCCAGCCCCTCTTCCACCTTGCGCAACAGAGGCTCCACGGGAAGACCGCCTGATGCCGCCTTTCCCAGAGATTCGAGCAGGGATTGCGTCTCGTGCCGAGGCAGGTTGTGGATATAGGCCAGAGCCAGCACACGATCCGTAACCCGTCCCGGCAACATGACAAGTTCATTGGCCATGACAGTCAGGGGCAGAAGCAGGGTCATGCCCAGCACGGCGACGGAAATTGTTTTTCTAAGAATATCCATACGCTTGTTCATGATCCTCCACGATGATCACGGAATTGCGGTTGCCAAAGTCATCGTCCACTGACAGCAAGGCTTGGGGATCATCCATGATCTGTTCCCCATTTACGAGAAACGCATATTCATGTTGCCCTCGCTCCAAAGCCACGGAGATGGCCCAATAACCTTCCAGATTTTCCACGGGCCGCATCTCAAATCCATGATCCCGCCAATTATTGAAGCTGCCGACCAAGGACACTTTTCGTGCGTCCTCAGCCTGAACCATAAACACGACGAGCGGGAGGTCCTGGTCCATACCTCCGAGAA includes:
- a CDS encoding class I SAM-dependent methyltransferase encodes the protein MPNTTEHWNKIFAAKADPELGWYEGDASQTLRFLEGIPHLESATVFLPGAGTSVLVDELLNRCHQLVLNDISDAALNKLKDRIQDNGKVVWLYHDMSKPLPKDCPLADLWIDRAVLHFLLEEPEIEGYFDNLRAVIKDGGFVLLAEFSPDGAPRCAGLDLHRYSAEEMAYRLGSQFTLIRQERFNYISPFGDQRPYIYALFQRRNSD
- a CDS encoding chromate resistance protein ChrB domain-containing protein → MKTTDEKQGSTWLLCIHNIPPKPPYLRAKAARRLAALGAVALKNAVYVLPDDVRQREGLLWLSREIEQGGGRVFACRAAFDVAIGNADNDRIKSLFIEARDAQYRELAAEARPIFEGLNDSCAADEGRRKETAAWLAQLRSRYDRIVAVDFFGAPGREAMESILAGAEKWLRLAAAGEDKSSEMDAALRLEEYIGRTWVTRPGIHVDRIASAWLIRRFIDSEAIFRFDAESVSPGDLRFDMAEAEFTHEGAECTFEVMLRRFGLLDDSALKSLGAIIHDIDLDEHHPARPESPGIAALMAGIVLREDDDGQRLKHGFQILDSLLEFFRKHPTTNKAV
- a CDS encoding PP2C family protein-serine/threonine phosphatase, whose protein sequence is MSSPIIVFPKNLFHRAPGLLRTTNHFLFVLIVMSLYGGEICPYVNTLPLPRVFLIILPPLALAYLARVLLLQQIVDSAPLFSRSRRQFWMDLLLFVGVGLYIALHNLFFLGFPFLHSGLMLFLGFLTMGLFLALDLALEQDRCVFLQAKYSGLGRYPPESRFPVSRKLLLLTTALAVLTATILSLVVYHDLHWLTTTIATAENITALARVVIMEIFFVTGVLLLMVVNLIFSYTRNLKMLLGSHADVLQRVSHGDLSGHVPAVTNDELGFIAGHTNLMIEGLKEHLRLTKSLEVAREIQSSLLPEKPPSFAGLDLVGTSIPCDAITGDYFDYFKSIDNERVFVMIGDVSGHGIGSALIMASVRSLIRLRTALPGSLSECMFDVNRMMFLDTFGTGRFMTLFCLIVDHEKVPRWVSAGHDPGILYNPRTGSFSELRGNGLPLGIVQERHYQEFEGDALASGEILLMGTDGIWEATNSAGEFFGKERLREIIRGNAHRTAQEILTIITDAVISFRGDQVQEDDITLVVLKVTPDDLYA